A part of Laspinema palackyanum D2c genomic DNA contains:
- a CDS encoding BON domain-containing protein has translation MGLLQKLFNIGKPDKSKETTVQAPPASNPSAPAQSYSVPAAPQKPDIPPERLGLNGEYDDSGLAKRVALAIDENPSTTDFDRLWIAQTGSTVVFKGEIPSQADLDRVVGIARGVYGAKDVKTTEVKVG, from the coding sequence ATGGGTTTGTTACAAAAATTATTCAATATCGGAAAACCGGACAAATCTAAAGAGACAACGGTTCAAGCACCCCCAGCCTCAAATCCTTCTGCTCCGGCACAGAGCTATTCCGTGCCTGCCGCACCCCAAAAGCCGGACATTCCCCCAGAACGGTTAGGATTAAATGGGGAATATGATGATAGCGGCCTCGCCAAGCGTGTTGCCCTTGCCATTGATGAAAATCCCAGTACCACTGATTTTGATCGTCTCTGGATTGCCCAAACTGGCAGTACCGTGGTATTCAAAGGAGAAATTCCTTCCCAAGCCGATTTGGATCGAGTAGTGGGAATTGCTCGTGGGGTTTATGGTGCTAAGGATGTTAAGACAACTGAAGTAAAAGTTGGCTAA
- the ilvN gene encoding acetolactate synthase small subunit: MKHTLSVLVEDEAGVLSRIAGLFARRGFNIESLAVGPAEQLGISRITMVVPGDDRVIEQLTKQLYKLINVIKVQDITETPCVERELMLLKVNANSNNRPEIVELAQIFRARVVDVAEDSLIIEVVGDPGKMVAIVQVLAKFGIREISRTGKIALTRESGVNTEFLKSLEAKMFPIS; this comes from the coding sequence ATGAAACATACTCTGTCTGTTTTGGTGGAAGATGAAGCCGGTGTTTTGAGCCGGATCGCCGGACTGTTTGCGCGTCGAGGTTTCAATATTGAAAGTCTGGCGGTGGGTCCAGCAGAACAATTAGGCATTTCTCGGATCACGATGGTGGTACCCGGGGACGATCGCGTGATTGAACAGCTTACGAAACAACTATATAAGCTGATTAACGTGATCAAGGTGCAGGATATCACCGAGACTCCCTGCGTCGAACGGGAGTTAATGCTGCTGAAGGTGAATGCAAACAGCAATAACCGCCCAGAAATTGTGGAACTGGCGCAAATTTTCCGGGCGCGAGTGGTAGACGTGGCGGAAGATTCCCTGATTATTGAAGTGGTGGGAGATCCGGGTAAAATGGTGGCGATCGTCCAGGTCCTCGCCAAGTTCGGGATCCGGGAAATTTCCCGCACAGGTAAAATTGCCCTCACTCGCGAATCTGGTGTGAATACCGAGTTTCTCAAGTCTTTGGAAGCGAAAATGTTTCCAATTTCTTAA
- a CDS encoding tellurite resistance TerB family protein translates to MGLFDKIRQTKTQESQITLGPAESFAAITLVVVAADGYLADAEVRLLTTVLSRMQLFRSYPDDVMRRMFDKLGNLLQRHGAQALIDAAIKSLPQDLYDTTFAIATDLILADGEVTQEEENLLTSLCQALEIPEATAQEIIHVMIIKNKG, encoded by the coding sequence ATGGGATTGTTTGATAAAATCCGTCAAACTAAAACTCAGGAAAGCCAAATTACGTTAGGTCCAGCCGAATCATTTGCCGCGATCACCTTAGTGGTGGTTGCTGCGGATGGTTATCTTGCTGATGCAGAAGTCCGATTATTAACCACCGTTTTGAGTCGGATGCAACTCTTTCGCAGCTATCCCGACGATGTGATGCGAAGAATGTTTGATAAACTCGGGAACTTGCTGCAACGACATGGGGCGCAAGCCTTAATCGATGCTGCCATTAAATCATTACCCCAGGATTTATACGATACAACCTTTGCGATCGCCACCGATCTAATTTTAGCAGATGGAGAAGTTACACAAGAAGAAGAAAACTTACTAACCAGCTTGTGTCAAGCCTTAGAAATTCCTGAAGCTACTGCTCAGGAAATTATCCATGTCATGATCATTAAAAATAAGGGATAG